ATCTTGGAATTTGTGATGTCCTCATCTGCCCAGTTGCTGACCGATATAACTTTGCAGGACGCCTTACTCATGGTCATGCCGGATCGGTTGGCAAGTTCAACTATGAAGGCTTCTACACCTCCGAGCTTGATAAGAAGCACAAGGACAAGTCTTATAGGtacttcaacaacatcaatcgTCTTGCCAAAGAATTCCCACGCGCCCACATGGCCAATAAGGAGGACCGAGTCACGGTTTGGTGTGCCAACGACTATCTTGGCATGGGCCGAAACCAGCGAGTTCTCagcaagatgaaggagacTTTAGATGAGTacggtgctggtgctggtggtacTCGCAATATTTCTGGACACAACCGGCATGCCGTTGAACTTGAGGGCACCCTTGCGAAACTTCACGCCAAAGACGCGGCCTTGGTCTTCAGCTCTTGCTACGTGGCCAACGACGCAACGCTTGCGACTCTCGGCAGCAAGATGCCCGACTGTGTCATCTTGTCCGACAGTCTGAACCACGCGTCCATGATTCAGGGCATCCGCCATTCAGGCACCAAGAAGATTGTATTCAAGCACAATGATGTGGCAGATCTGGAGGCTAAGCTTGCATCCCTGCCTCTTCACGTGCCAAAAATCATTGCGTTTGAGTCTTTGTACAGCATGTGTGGTTCAATTGGACCGATTGAGGAGATTTGTGACTTGGCTGACAAGTACGGCGCCATTACATTTTTGGATGAAGTACACGCCGTCGGTATGTACGGGCCACATGGCGCTGGTGTGGCCGAGCATCTTGATTGGGAAGCACATCAAAAGGGTATGCCTCGAGGTACCATAATGGATCGCATTGATATCATTACAGGTACTCTGGGCAAGGCTTACGGCTGTGTGGGGGGTTACATTGCCGGAAGCTCCAAGCTGGTTGACATGATTCGATCGCTCGCTCcaggcttcatcttcaccacGTCACTGCCACCTGCCACCATGGCTGGCGCGAAGACATCCATTGAGTATCAGATGGAGTATGCTGGTGATCGTaagctgcagcagctgcacaCGCGTGCTGTCAAGGAAGAGCTCAACAATCGGGACATCCCAGTCATTCCAAACCCGTCTCACATTATCCCCATCTTGGTGGGTAATGCcgagatggccaaggcagcatcTGATATGCTTCTGCAGGATTACCAAATCTATGTACAGTCAATCAACTATCCGACTGTGCCCGTTGGACAGGAACGACTCCGCATCACGCCCACGCCTGGTCATACTAAGGAGTACCGGGACGAGCTTGTCGAAGCCGTTGACCAGATCTGGTCCCGCCTTGGAATCAAGCGCACGTCTGAATGGGCCGCAGAGGGAGGTTTCATTGGAGTTGGCGAGCAGGGTAAAGTCGAGGAACCTCTGTGGAACGACAAGCAACTGGGAATTGAGCAGGCAGcgaaggagatgatggctACGGGACGGGCAAATGCCTCTGGGTTCACCGAGGCTCTGCTCGAGCGCGAGATGAGCAATGCAACGCGCACCACCGGCGTTGCAGCTCACTGAATCTGAGACGGCGGACCAATTGTTACGTATACAATGATGAATCAATCGTAATACGTACGTGGTCCCAGTTTCAGATTTGGCTTGCGACAACAAAGACAGACTTGTTATTTGGCATCGGGATTCGCCACGAGCTGGTTGTCGCGAGGTTGCGCATTTTCACATGCTACTCTTCCATTCTCTCCCAACAAAACTTTTTTGAATCAGTTACCTTTTTTGTGACCCCTGTAGATGTGCTCCATGGAGCAATCACAGGTTAGGCAAACCAATTGAATCGTGGCCTGCATGCTATTTGTATGCAGGCATCTCATCTGACGAGACATCAAGCTTTTTTTGCAAAATCTGTGACATGGACTCCATGTGTGGGCCTGCGTTGAATCCCAtgaccccaagaccaagacctAACCCCGAAACCCTTTCCCAAGCAACTAAGTCAAGCGTCCTGGGGAACTAGCGCTACTGGGACTGTAATATGGGGAAGAGATGGGGGGACTACTAGGCTAGATCTGTGAGATGATTTTCATGTTAGACTTGATTACTAGTGCATGACATGTGAAGCTGGTGTTGGGGGGAGGGGATTAGGTGGGTTGCTGGTTCGTTGATGTCGTAATTAAAAGGCTGGCTGGAGATAGACATCCAAGTCCAGGTGGTAAGTTGGGGTGAgtggcatcggcatcgggAATTGCAAAGTTGGATTGCGTCTCGAGGCTGGGTGTTGCTGCTTATAGCTGCCACTGACCACTGGCACATCCCGGACATCATCTGCAGTTGCAGCTAGCAAAAGCATCATGATATACGCAGCCTGTGTTTTAATAACCGGCCTGACGGAATTGGGTAGAAGAAAGATTGAGTCAAGTGTACGACGGCCCGCCTCTAGGGTAGCAAAGTCGTTCGCTCAAAAGACCAAAGGCAGCAAGATGGAGACTCAATCCGGATTCCAGCCACAGACACTATGTTGACTATCGAAGGAGATGAGACGATCAAGATGTCTCAGCTAGGGCGAACCAAGcatccaagcccaagccatggGCCCAGCCATCGAACTGGAGTTGCCGTGGAGTATGGAGAACTCCGTAGAAAGGAAATGGATGCGAAGAAGGGTGGCATTTCGGGGCGGCAGAAGGCCAGAGAGTCCGAAATGGGCCAGTGAGCGACAGTGCAATAGTCAAATCGGGGACCACATCTGGGCCACAACTGTGCAATGGTCTCTGGGAATTacgttgaagaagaatggtCGGTGGGTGGATGTGTGGATAGTTCCGTTGCTCAACTTGAACCAACAAAGACGATTGACGTTTTGGGCCGtggaaccagttgacctctttgGCTCGTCACTGGCGTTCTGGTCGCCGCTCCCCGCGGACCGGAGCAGCGGCGCAATTTTGACGCTCCGCCCCCGCTCCTCCTGTGTCGCTTCAGCCAGTCGCATTGACTGCCGTTCAAAGTTGGGCCTCCGGACCTGAGCAGATGTCGATTTTGGATGCAGAAACACAAGCACAAGTCCAATGGCGCGTACGTGGACCATGGACCCGTTTCATCAACTCTTGTCCTGATCTGACCTGACCCaggatggcatggcatggcatgggttGGCATGGGGCAGCCTGGTGGTCCTCGACGTCAACTGAAATTATTGAGTCGCATGTGCTTCTTcgatgtcatgtcatgtctaGTCTGTCATGCGGGGGACCTCGTCTGGAGTTTTATTTACTTGACCCCTTTGACATCCTCTCCATTCCTTCCCTCCCTCTCCCCATAGACTTGAGATCCATCTTTTGAGAGTTGATGTTCAAGGACATGATGCACCGGTGACAACCACACAAACTGGTTTACCGACTTACACATTCAGACATCAGTGTCCCGCGTCCAGACCAAAAGTCTCagcctcaacctcttctcCCGTCCttcacatcaccaacccTCACCCAATAAGAACGATCGCCATGCAAGCAACGCAAAAAGGCCCCAAGGCCTGCACTACCTgtgccaaagccaaggctaGATGCATCCCCAGATCCGATGGTGGGGAGAAATGCGAGAGGTAAGCAAATCGCCTTATCTATATTTGTGTGCATTTGGGAGAACCAGGTTGGAGTCGAGAAGCTGTTCCTCTAGCTCTCTAGCTTCCTTCCTGTTTTGCCCTGATATCAAACCATCTATCAACCCGAGCCTCCGTTCGTACAGTTTGGAACCCCATTTGTCTGACTTAGTCCTCTTCACCACAACAGATGCCATCGGCTCAAAAAGGATTGCTTTTCCCGTCCGCCTGCCCCGCCGCGGGTCAAGAAGCGACCCAAGCGGTCGAGAGTCGCTGAGCTCGAGAAGAGGCTCAATGAGTTGTCTTCTCAGTTTGAGGGCGCTCAACCAAGCTCTGCTCGCAGCGTCTCGGCCGCGTCGCCAC
The genomic region above belongs to Pochonia chlamydosporia 170 chromosome 2, whole genome shotgun sequence and contains:
- a CDS encoding 5-aminolevulinate synthase, mitochondrial precursor (similar to Aspergillus terreus NIH2624 XP_001218027.1), which translates into the protein MDSVLRQSKAMCPFLKTASPATLRALSTTARPKPSPCGGTMSKLQVFAHRCPVMGQAMAVQSARNGFAAAGLRAVSGHTKASKARIHTSRTQEARAVDTPILEGRDNGRLTHGHAGSVGKFNYEGFYTSELDKKHKDKSYRYFNNINRLAKEFPRAHMANKEDRVTVWCANDYLGMGRNQRVLSKMKETLDEYGAGAGGTRNISGHNRHAVELEGTLAKLHAKDAALVFSSCYVANDATLATLGSKMPDCVILSDSLNHASMIQGIRHSGTKKIVFKHNDVADLEAKLASLPLHVPKIIAFESLYSMCGSIGPIEEICDLADKYGAITFLDEVHAVGMYGPHGAGVAEHLDWEAHQKGMPRGTIMDRIDIITGTLGKAYGCVGGYIAGSSKLVDMIRSLAPGFIFTTSLPPATMAGAKTSIEYQMEYAGDRKLQQLHTRAVKEELNNRDIPVIPNPSHIIPILVGNAEMAKAASDMLLQDYQIYVQSINYPTVPVGQERLRITPTPGHTKEYRDELVEAVDQIWSRLGIKRTSEWAAEGGFIGVGEQGKVEEPLWNDKQLGIEQAAKEMMATGRANASGFTEALLEREMSNATRTTGVAAH